The following coding sequences are from one Phycisphaeraceae bacterium window:
- a CDS encoding methyltransferase domain-containing protein, protein MNRTVQPRLERGSPKKKGTLAFLLAFVRSPKDVGTCFASGPALAAAMIDRLGLAEARTVIELGAGTGPITEAILERIPSGCRFYAIERDPDLAAVLQKRCPGVRVLARDATELRSICAEEGISAGSADAVVCSLPLMALPLRAEARIIRESSRALKPGGMFTMVTYWKEGMLPAVRRCRVLMERRLGRVLGPVTVTENLPSAYVYRCVKSGPTGDLG, encoded by the coding sequence ATGAATCGAACGGTCCAGCCAAGACTGGAACGGGGGTCGCCGAAGAAGAAGGGGACGCTGGCGTTCCTTCTGGCGTTCGTCCGGTCGCCGAAGGACGTGGGCACGTGCTTTGCAAGCGGCCCGGCGCTCGCCGCGGCGATGATCGATCGGCTGGGGCTCGCCGAGGCACGGACGGTCATCGAGCTGGGCGCCGGCACCGGGCCGATCACCGAGGCGATCCTCGAGCGGATCCCGTCAGGCTGTCGCTTCTACGCCATCGAGCGCGACCCCGATCTTGCGGCGGTTCTCCAGAAGCGGTGCCCCGGCGTGCGAGTGCTGGCTCGCGACGCCACAGAGTTGCGGTCGATCTGTGCGGAGGAGGGGATCAGCGCGGGGTCTGCGGACGCTGTGGTGTGCAGCCTGCCACTGATGGCGCTGCCCCTCCGGGCGGAGGCACGCATTATCCGGGAGTCGTCGCGGGCACTGAAACCGGGCGGGATGTTCACCATGGTCACCTACTGGAAAGAGGGGATGTTGCCGGCGGTCCGTCGCTGCCGCGTGCTGATGGAGCGGCGCCTCGGGCGGGTGCTGGGACCGGTGACGGTGACGGAGAACCTCCCCAGCGCGTACGTATACCGGTGCGTCAAATCGGGGCCCACGGGAGACCTGGGGTAA
- a CDS encoding DUF1559 domain-containing protein, with translation MARSRHKSERSASAPTRAFTLIELLVVVAVIAILISLLLPALRHAREAARQAKCLSNQRQIGLALTMYADFYREFIPRESGFSEAPGTVQSQFFPAWPFQLRPFVDDRADRVTAMEDETQGLGDKYERAEYYWDPSRPADRHRIHYVNNGISFRRPGVINQYAKRPTPMHRYQRPYDTLYLACFTNDTTQVHATQWYGFGSTNWTIAIAYDMHHAENVVGGSNTPQYTQRVAPNRHGNGANGMFLDGHAVLVKARELTDINRWDDGDYRPDGPPPRP, from the coding sequence ATGGCCAGGTCCAGGCACAAATCCGAGCGGTCCGCATCGGCGCCGACCCGAGCATTCACCCTCATTGAACTGCTCGTGGTGGTCGCGGTCATCGCGATCCTGATCAGCCTGCTGTTGCCGGCGCTCCGCCACGCGAGGGAAGCGGCCCGGCAGGCCAAGTGTCTCTCCAATCAGCGGCAGATCGGGCTCGCCCTCACGATGTACGCGGACTTCTACCGGGAGTTCATCCCGCGCGAGAGCGGCTTCAGCGAGGCGCCGGGAACCGTTCAGTCCCAGTTCTTCCCGGCGTGGCCTTTCCAACTCCGGCCGTTCGTGGATGATCGAGCGGACCGCGTTACGGCGATGGAGGATGAGACCCAGGGGCTCGGCGACAAGTACGAAAGGGCCGAGTACTACTGGGACCCATCTCGCCCTGCGGATCGACACCGCATCCACTATGTGAACAACGGGATTTCGTTCCGGCGGCCGGGCGTGATCAACCAGTACGCCAAGCGCCCGACGCCGATGCACCGGTACCAGCGGCCGTACGACACCCTGTACCTTGCGTGTTTCACCAACGACACAACGCAGGTGCACGCAACGCAGTGGTACGGCTTTGGCTCGACCAACTGGACCATCGCGATCGCGTACGACATGCACCATGCGGAGAACGTGGTCGGAGGATCGAACACGCCTCAGTACACGCAGCGCGTCGCGCCGAATCGGCACGGCAACGGCGCCAACGGCATGTTCCTCGATGGACACGCGGTGCTGGTCAAGGCACGCGAACTGACGGACATCAACCGGTGGGATGATGGGGACTACCGGCCCGACGGTCCGCCGCCCAGGCCGTAG
- a CDS encoding peptidylprolyl isomerase has protein sequence MRGIHTLIRGAAILIAAVLQACAGGSSTPARSTTQPDVVVAVLETSKGEITVTLDRGRAPITVANFLSYAGRGDYDGTVIHRVVPGFVIQGGGWTPDLQERAKATAATGRPDAPIKNEWPNGLTNTRGALAMARDEQPDTATREFYINLADNGRLDTARATTGNAGYAVFGRVIDGMDVVDAIAAAPTEPRPETGVTDGSMNNVPIEPVVLVRVVVLPAR, from the coding sequence ATGCGAGGAATCCACACACTCATTCGCGGCGCCGCGATTCTCATTGCCGCGGTGCTCCAGGCCTGCGCCGGCGGCTCTTCCACACCGGCACGGTCCACAACGCAGCCGGACGTCGTCGTGGCCGTGCTCGAGACGTCAAAGGGTGAGATCACCGTGACTCTGGACCGCGGCCGTGCACCGATCACGGTCGCCAACTTCCTGTCGTACGCCGGCCGCGGCGACTACGACGGCACGGTCATCCACAGGGTCGTCCCTGGCTTTGTGATCCAAGGCGGCGGTTGGACACCGGACTTGCAGGAACGCGCCAAGGCCACCGCCGCGACCGGCCGCCCCGATGCCCCGATCAAGAACGAGTGGCCCAACGGCCTGACGAACACGCGCGGCGCCCTCGCCATGGCTCGCGATGAGCAGCCCGACACCGCCACGCGCGAGTTCTACATCAACCTCGCCGACAACGGCAGGCTCGACACCGCCCGTGCCACGACCGGCAACGCCGGCTACGCGGTATTCGGGCGCGTGATCGACGGCATGGACGTCGTGGATGCCATCGCCGCCGCCCCCACCGAGCCCCGCCCCGAGACCGGCGTGACCGACGGCAGCATGAACAACGTGCCGATCGAGCCCGTCGTACTGGTCCGGGTCGTGGTCCTGCCGGCGCGCTAA
- a CDS encoding aminopeptidase P family protein, with protein sequence MNLQAAQSLMRQERIDGWLVHDFRGSNPVLARLLPGKRWTTRRACLWVPAQGSPVLLHHAIDEPAFAGVGGKDGVAKESYLSWQNLQAWLGRTLTGGGSARVAMEYAPGAALPVVGVVDAGTVELVRSLGAEVVSSANLIQACVAVWSSEAVANHGRASREVARIKDEAFGLIRSRVRAGAAVSEREVQQQILDSFKAAGLETPEPPIVAANEHGGNPHFEVAQEGSATFKKGDWILIDLWARVPGDDNIFSDITWVGYAGDRVPERHMSVFTTVKTARDASLALAQSAWKGSQRVQGWQLDDAARNVILGAGLGPQIRHRTGHSLSAGALVHGVGMNLDNLETHDTRDMLPGIGFTIEPGVYFPEPGGFGVRLEINVYVDPARGPVVTSCIQDEPVLAG encoded by the coding sequence ATGAATCTTCAGGCCGCGCAATCGCTCATGCGTCAGGAACGGATCGACGGCTGGCTGGTGCACGACTTCCGGGGCAGCAACCCGGTCCTCGCCAGGCTGCTTCCCGGCAAGCGGTGGACAACACGCCGGGCGTGCCTCTGGGTCCCCGCCCAGGGGTCGCCGGTGCTGCTGCACCACGCGATCGACGAACCGGCGTTCGCCGGCGTCGGGGGAAAGGACGGCGTGGCGAAGGAGTCGTACCTGTCGTGGCAGAACCTGCAGGCGTGGCTCGGACGCACGCTGACCGGGGGGGGCTCGGCCCGCGTCGCGATGGAGTACGCGCCGGGCGCTGCCCTGCCGGTGGTGGGCGTGGTCGACGCCGGGACGGTGGAGCTCGTGCGGTCGCTGGGGGCGGAGGTGGTGTCGTCGGCGAACCTGATCCAGGCGTGCGTGGCGGTGTGGTCGTCGGAGGCGGTTGCGAACCATGGGCGGGCATCGCGCGAAGTGGCGAGGATCAAGGATGAGGCGTTCGGGCTGATCCGGTCGCGGGTGCGCGCGGGCGCTGCCGTGAGCGAGCGGGAAGTCCAGCAGCAGATCCTCGACAGTTTCAAGGCCGCGGGGCTCGAAACGCCCGAGCCGCCGATCGTCGCGGCGAACGAGCACGGCGGAAACCCGCACTTCGAGGTCGCCCAGGAGGGTTCCGCAACGTTCAAGAAGGGTGACTGGATCCTGATCGACCTGTGGGCCCGGGTTCCCGGGGACGACAACATCTTCTCTGATATCACGTGGGTTGGGTACGCGGGCGATCGGGTTCCCGAGCGGCACATGAGCGTGTTCACGACCGTGAAGACTGCGCGGGACGCCTCGCTGGCGCTGGCTCAGAGCGCATGGAAAGGCTCGCAACGGGTACAGGGCTGGCAACTCGACGATGCGGCTCGCAACGTGATCCTCGGCGCGGGTCTCGGGCCCCAGATCCGGCACCGGACCGGGCATTCACTGAGCGCCGGCGCCCTGGTTCATGGCGTGGGGATGAACCTCGACAACCTCGAGACGCACGACACCCGCGACATGCTGCCGGGGATCGGCTTCACCATCGAACCCGGCGTGTACTTCCCGGAACCGGGCGGGTTCGGCGTCCGGCTCGAGATCAACGTCTATGTCGACCCGGCCAGGGGGCCGGTGGTGACCTCGTGCATCCAGGATGAGCCGGTCCTCGCGGGGTGA
- a CDS encoding 5'-methylthioadenosine/adenosylhomocysteine nucleosidase, with translation MRIAILGALHEEVGGVAARLAGTQERTSGGRRFVAGRWGAHDVVLALSRIGKVAAAATATDLILTHRPDVLVFIGVAGALDPSLRIGDIVIGRTLYQHDLDASPLFPPMEIPLTGVSGIDADLAITSRLTSAAAAFVSVDLAAAIPEGTRGEFGIGAPRVVSGVIASGDRFIASPRDAELIRERLPDVLCVEMEGAAVAQVCREYAVPFGVLRIISDRADVHAAIDFSRFVRAIDAVYALHILGRFLDAAP, from the coding sequence ATGAGGATTGCGATCCTGGGCGCGTTGCACGAGGAAGTGGGGGGGGTGGCGGCCCGCCTTGCGGGGACACAGGAGCGCACATCCGGTGGCCGCCGGTTCGTGGCCGGCCGGTGGGGCGCCCACGACGTGGTGCTGGCGCTCTCGCGAATCGGCAAGGTCGCCGCCGCGGCGACGGCCACCGATCTCATTCTCACCCACCGGCCCGATGTGCTGGTCTTCATCGGTGTCGCGGGTGCACTCGACCCGTCGCTGCGGATCGGCGACATCGTCATCGGCCGAACGCTCTACCAGCACGACCTCGACGCATCGCCGCTGTTCCCGCCGATGGAGATCCCGTTGACGGGCGTTTCCGGGATCGACGCCGACCTGGCGATCACGTCTCGGTTGACGTCTGCGGCGGCCGCGTTCGTGAGTGTCGACCTTGCCGCGGCGATCCCCGAGGGCACTCGCGGCGAGTTCGGCATCGGCGCCCCGCGAGTCGTGAGCGGCGTGATCGCGAGCGGTGACCGGTTCATCGCCTCGCCACGCGACGCCGAACTGATCCGCGAGCGGCTGCCCGATGTCCTCTGTGTCGAGATGGAGGGCGCGGCTGTCGCGCAGGTCTGCCGGGAATACGCGGTCCCCTTCGGCGTGCTCCGGATCATCTCCGACCGCGCCGACGTGCACGCCGCGATCGACTTTTCCCGGTTCGTCCGAGCCATCGATGCCGTCTACGCCCTTCACATCCTTGGCCGGTTCCTCGATGCGGCGCCCTGA
- a CDS encoding CPBP family intramembrane metalloprotease — protein sequence MTTIVALGAALVPAAAAMAQAQQKKAVPPAAKLATVISDTGIAVAAAGVIVFLFVADVIRPGSFARRPPRNVVAVPSVIWLCCALLTFLAVVVGSQLVHSLPASMVGEAKALRHEALAQLGGGLLGLGAAAFLAYLLAPRGGPDVGLRVRWSDVPVGLLCAAIAAPLLLATNMGIELAVKASQGAPPPEIAHATLERLVANKTNPWSWVMGVTAIVLLPIVEELIYRVFLQSFLMSIISSTWIALLLCAGAFAMVHYTMVPPYVLPLLFLLGLLMGIAYERTKRLGVPILMHIAFNAANVGMALWAAKPR from the coding sequence ATGACCACCATTGTTGCACTCGGCGCGGCGCTCGTCCCCGCCGCCGCAGCGATGGCGCAGGCTCAGCAAAAGAAGGCCGTTCCGCCGGCTGCGAAGCTGGCCACGGTGATCTCGGATACCGGGATCGCGGTGGCCGCGGCGGGCGTGATCGTGTTCCTGTTCGTGGCGGATGTCATCCGGCCCGGGTCGTTCGCTCGCAGGCCGCCGCGGAACGTGGTGGCGGTGCCGTCGGTGATCTGGCTCTGCTGCGCTCTGCTGACATTCCTCGCGGTCGTGGTCGGCAGCCAACTGGTGCACAGCCTCCCCGCATCCATGGTCGGCGAGGCCAAGGCCCTGCGCCACGAGGCACTGGCCCAGCTCGGCGGGGGGCTGCTGGGGCTCGGCGCGGCGGCCTTCCTGGCCTACCTGCTCGCTCCGCGCGGGGGGCCGGATGTCGGCCTGAGGGTTCGGTGGTCCGACGTCCCGGTAGGTCTGCTCTGCGCGGCGATCGCAGCGCCGCTGCTGCTGGCGACCAACATGGGAATCGAGTTGGCGGTCAAGGCGTCCCAAGGTGCACCACCTCCGGAAATCGCTCACGCCACCCTCGAACGCCTCGTGGCGAACAAGACCAACCCCTGGTCGTGGGTGATGGGCGTGACGGCGATTGTGCTGCTGCCGATCGTCGAGGAACTGATCTACCGCGTCTTCCTTCAGTCGTTCCTGATGAGCATCATCTCGTCGACGTGGATCGCCCTGCTGCTCTGCGCGGGCGCGTTCGCGATGGTGCACTACACGATGGTGCCGCCCTACGTCCTTCCGCTGCTGTTCCTGCTCGGGCTGCTGATGGGGATCGCCTACGAGCGCACGAAACGTCTGGGCGTTCCGATCCTGATGCACATCGCCTTCAACGCCGCGAACGTCGGCATGGCCCTCTGGGCCGCCAAGCCGCGCTGA
- a CDS encoding redoxin domain-containing protein: MHTLRNFAAGAMAALLAGLSPAVAQPPAGAEPHVDEAAKALLQQAADALSKVETMQFSSHRYMTGVPIQLDFSGDVMLIRTATDKTRTPMQVKGRSKSMGPQDEQFWYMIDGAGNMTAVDQMGKVVHDGQIQPNIPAFNQRSQGEQLLMDVFFSQTPLKGEMAAETIVKEPDAEVNGEMCDVIRASKALRQGGGGTGWTMWHLSKKDHLPRRWEQGAEIGNNPPIVVIVELSNLKTNTGLKREDLAIKVPEGFEVVKHAAPALTPPAPPTGLDPSVQVEPVPPPVIGIAPGLSAPGFELKGADGSSVKLEDLKGHPSVLAFLWSRNVPSGKAGPVLEEVLGAFPPKSVNVYAMACREKTPEDATKFQGEKFPKVPVLLGADDVATLYQVKGFPSFYVLDGEGRIVEFFQTSDIPNLKDKLTAAVQKAMTKN; encoded by the coding sequence ATGCACACTCTTCGGAATTTCGCGGCCGGGGCCATGGCGGCACTCCTGGCTGGCTTGTCACCGGCCGTTGCACAGCCTCCTGCCGGCGCCGAGCCGCACGTGGATGAGGCCGCCAAGGCCCTGCTCCAGCAGGCCGCCGATGCGTTGTCCAAGGTCGAGACCATGCAGTTCTCGTCGCACCGGTACATGACCGGTGTGCCGATCCAGCTCGACTTCTCGGGCGATGTCATGCTGATCCGCACCGCGACGGACAAGACTCGCACGCCGATGCAGGTCAAGGGCCGCAGCAAGAGCATGGGGCCGCAGGACGAGCAATTCTGGTACATGATCGACGGCGCGGGGAACATGACCGCGGTCGACCAGATGGGGAAGGTCGTTCACGACGGTCAGATTCAGCCGAACATCCCGGCGTTCAACCAGCGCAGCCAGGGTGAGCAGCTGCTGATGGATGTGTTCTTCTCGCAGACCCCGCTCAAGGGCGAGATGGCCGCCGAGACCATCGTGAAAGAGCCGGATGCGGAGGTCAACGGCGAGATGTGCGACGTTATACGTGCCAGCAAGGCCCTCCGCCAGGGTGGGGGCGGCACGGGCTGGACAATGTGGCACCTGAGCAAGAAGGACCACCTGCCTCGCCGCTGGGAGCAGGGCGCGGAGATCGGAAACAACCCGCCGATCGTGGTGATCGTCGAACTGTCGAACTTGAAGACGAATACCGGACTGAAGCGCGAGGACCTGGCGATCAAGGTCCCCGAGGGGTTCGAGGTCGTGAAGCACGCGGCACCGGCGCTGACGCCGCCCGCCCCGCCAACTGGGCTTGATCCGTCTGTGCAGGTCGAGCCGGTTCCGCCCCCGGTGATCGGCATCGCCCCGGGCCTCAGCGCCCCCGGATTCGAACTCAAGGGCGCGGACGGCTCGTCGGTCAAGCTCGAGGACCTCAAGGGCCACCCTTCAGTGCTCGCCTTCCTGTGGAGCCGAAACGTGCCCTCGGGCAAGGCGGGGCCTGTGCTCGAAGAAGTTCTGGGCGCCTTCCCGCCTAAGAGCGTGAACGTCTACGCGATGGCCTGCCGCGAGAAGACCCCCGAGGACGCCACCAAGTTCCAGGGCGAGAAGTTTCCCAAGGTCCCGGTGCTGTTGGGCGCGGACGACGTCGCCACGCTGTACCAGGTCAAGGGCTTCCCGTCGTTCTACGTGCTCGACGGGGAGGGCCGGATTGTCGAGTTCTTCCAGACGTCCGACATCCCGAACCTGAAGGACAAGCTCACCGCCGCGGTGCAGAAGGCGATGACCAAGAACTGA
- a CDS encoding SpoIIE family protein phosphatase — translation MRRAPSIRLLGALVVALPIIIASALLVTLSSITSHRIAEDLAQALVDGDSERTAAEIKTYLQHAMRASDLYARRLADGTLTASQLTTWEPTMLQDLLTSPGVASICFGNPAGDATWLLKGPGRLEVGRVVGGENDEAVESAMDEQGNVLEPPLKVHHYDPRERPWWDAAIKADGPVWTPVYFWFGVKGGAASTGTGYTRPIRAADGSLRGVLVIDVTLSSLSDFLKRLAIAEHGSVFVVDDTDLVVAASTGRVVTDDGERVSLAGTTSPAAVAVAGAGADRVGGASDDQGPMRRIEVGGRPARATVQSISPFPGVNWRIVTVLPESVFLSDVNAMQRRSILLAMVVVAASLALGWRLSRSISGPLETLSEHVRRVGAGEFDRRIDLRAARELQTLSDDLNAMAGQLRERIEMEKSLAVAVAVQQSLLPAQSPASDRLDIEGRSKYCDEAGGDYFDFIDVSASPGHGTLIAVGDVMGHGIGAALLMASARAALRARAGSPGGLAELMSIVNRVLASDARHNQFMTMSLLVLDPTDGTARWASAGHDPTLVYRPDRAEFDELSGGGPPLGIVGDEQYDEYSATGLRPGDVLFVGTDGIWEMRNGSGEFYGKERLKDLLRRHHDQPVANVADLLEQDLREFRGGVTPQDDVTFVIARLK, via the coding sequence ATGAGACGAGCGCCATCCATCCGATTGCTCGGCGCACTGGTTGTGGCGCTCCCTATCATCATCGCCTCGGCATTGCTGGTGACGCTGTCCTCGATCACCAGCCACAGGATCGCCGAGGACCTCGCCCAGGCGCTCGTTGACGGCGACTCGGAGCGCACCGCGGCCGAGATCAAGACGTACCTTCAGCACGCCATGCGGGCGAGCGATCTGTACGCACGGCGTCTGGCCGATGGCACGCTCACGGCAAGCCAGTTGACGACCTGGGAGCCGACAATGCTCCAGGACCTGCTGACCAGCCCCGGTGTGGCGTCGATCTGCTTCGGAAACCCAGCAGGCGATGCGACGTGGTTGCTCAAGGGCCCGGGCCGCTTGGAGGTCGGAAGGGTGGTCGGCGGCGAGAACGACGAGGCCGTCGAGTCCGCCATGGATGAGCAGGGCAACGTCCTTGAGCCGCCCCTGAAGGTGCACCATTACGACCCGCGGGAACGCCCGTGGTGGGACGCGGCGATCAAAGCCGACGGTCCCGTCTGGACCCCCGTCTACTTCTGGTTCGGCGTCAAGGGCGGCGCGGCGAGCACCGGCACTGGCTACACCCGTCCGATCCGCGCGGCGGACGGTTCGCTCCGGGGAGTCCTGGTCATCGATGTCACGCTCAGCAGCCTCTCGGACTTCCTCAAGAGGCTCGCAATCGCGGAGCACGGATCGGTCTTTGTCGTTGACGACACCGATCTGGTGGTTGCCGCGTCCACCGGCCGGGTGGTGACCGATGACGGCGAGCGGGTCTCGCTGGCCGGCACGACCAGCCCCGCCGCGGTCGCTGTGGCGGGCGCAGGGGCGGACCGGGTGGGGGGTGCCTCGGACGATCAGGGGCCGATGCGACGGATCGAAGTGGGGGGGCGCCCGGCCCGTGCGACGGTCCAATCGATCTCGCCGTTTCCCGGGGTGAACTGGCGGATCGTGACGGTCCTCCCGGAGTCGGTGTTCCTTTCGGATGTGAACGCGATGCAGCGCCGGTCCATCCTGCTCGCGATGGTCGTCGTCGCGGCGAGCCTGGCCCTGGGGTGGCGGTTGTCGCGGTCGATCTCCGGGCCTCTTGAGACGCTCTCCGAGCATGTCCGCCGGGTCGGGGCCGGCGAGTTCGACCGCCGGATCGACCTTCGCGCCGCGCGCGAACTCCAGACGCTCTCCGACGATCTGAACGCCATGGCGGGGCAACTCCGCGAACGCATCGAGATGGAAAAATCGCTGGCGGTGGCGGTTGCGGTGCAGCAGAGTCTGCTGCCGGCCCAATCGCCCGCCTCGGACCGGCTCGACATCGAGGGCCGCTCGAAGTACTGCGACGAGGCCGGGGGTGATTACTTCGATTTTATCGATGTGTCCGCGTCTCCCGGCCACGGGACCCTGATCGCTGTCGGCGACGTCATGGGCCACGGGATCGGTGCTGCGTTGCTCATGGCCTCGGCCCGCGCTGCCCTGCGCGCCAGGGCCGGATCCCCCGGCGGGCTCGCCGAACTGATGTCGATCGTGAACCGCGTGCTCGCGTCGGATGCGAGGCACAACCAGTTCATGACGATGTCCCTTCTCGTGCTCGATCCAACCGATGGCACGGCCCGGTGGGCCAGCGCCGGGCACGACCCCACGTTGGTGTACCGTCCCGACCGGGCCGAGTTCGATGAACTCTCCGGCGGCGGCCCCCCGCTCGGGATCGTGGGCGACGAGCAGTACGACGAATACTCCGCCACCGGGCTGCGGCCGGGCGACGTACTGTTCGTCGGAACCGACGGGATCTGGGAGATGCGGAACGGGTCGGGCGAGTTCTATGGGAAGGAACGGCTCAAGGACCTGCTCCGCCGGCACCACGATCAGCCTGTCGCGAACGTCGCCGACCTGCTCGAGCAGGACCTGCGAGAGTTCCGTGGCGGGGTGACGCCGCAGGACGACGTCACGTTCGTCATCGCACGCCTGAAGTAA
- a CDS encoding multidrug efflux SMR transporter, translating into MLPWVLLIIAGLFEVGWAIGLKHTAGFTRLWPSVWTIGAMVISFTLLAKAMQTLPIGISYTVWVGIGALGTVLVGAVFLGEKLSVLQVACMVLIGAGIIGLKLTHIAGGPPQPTPAPPPAEVAA; encoded by the coding sequence ATGCTCCCATGGGTCTTGCTGATCATCGCCGGGTTGTTCGAGGTCGGGTGGGCGATCGGTTTGAAGCACACGGCGGGGTTCACCAGGCTCTGGCCTTCGGTGTGGACTATCGGTGCGATGGTCATCAGTTTCACCCTGCTTGCCAAGGCGATGCAGACGCTGCCGATCGGGATCTCGTACACCGTCTGGGTTGGGATCGGCGCCCTGGGAACAGTGCTCGTCGGCGCTGTGTTTCTGGGCGAGAAGTTGTCGGTCCTGCAGGTGGCATGCATGGTGCTGATCGGCGCCGGTATCATCGGCCTGAAGTTGACGCACATCGCTGGCGGACCCCCTCAGCCAACCCCCGCGCCCCCGCCGGCTGAAGTCGCGGCCTGA
- a CDS encoding GNAT family N-acetyltransferase codes for MGNGPVSIRAATPADVPEILALIRELAEYEKAPEQAVATEGDLRRHLFGNSFDDWQGVSNVPKSGPVAECLIGEIDSVPQGLALFYANFSTWVGKPGIYLEDLFVRPAARGRGLGKALFVEVASIAAARGCQRLEWSVLDWNTPAIDFYRALGATPMSEWTVHRLAGDRLAAVAATKPQLA; via the coding sequence ATGGGAAACGGTCCTGTTTCGATCCGGGCGGCGACGCCCGCTGATGTGCCGGAGATCCTCGCCCTTATCCGCGAACTCGCGGAGTACGAGAAGGCGCCGGAGCAGGCCGTCGCCACCGAGGGTGACCTTCGGCGTCACCTCTTTGGGAACAGCTTTGACGACTGGCAGGGCGTCTCCAACGTCCCCAAGAGTGGACCGGTCGCCGAGTGCCTGATCGGCGAGATCGATTCTGTCCCCCAGGGGCTCGCGCTGTTCTACGCGAACTTCTCCACCTGGGTCGGCAAGCCGGGGATCTACTTGGAGGATCTGTTCGTCCGGCCGGCGGCGAGGGGCCGGGGCCTCGGCAAGGCCCTCTTCGTGGAGGTTGCGTCGATCGCCGCTGCGCGCGGTTGCCAGCGACTGGAGTGGTCCGTCCTCGATTGGAACACGCCCGCGATCGACTTCTACCGTGCGCTCGGCGCCACCCCAATGTCGGAGTGGACGGTGCACCGGCTGGCGGGCGATCGCCTGGCAGCTGTCGCTGCGACGAAGCCTCAGCTGGCGTAG
- a CDS encoding VOC family protein, producing the protein MDLRGVHHIAIICSDYERSKRFYCGTLGLRVIAETHRESRGSYKLDLAIPGGSRIELFSFPDPPARPSRPEACGLRHLAFSVPDLDAAVRELVAGGTAVEPIRVDEITHRRFTFFKDPDGLPLELYEEAPAARG; encoded by the coding sequence ATGGATCTCCGCGGCGTCCACCACATTGCCATCATCTGCTCAGACTACGAACGGTCCAAGCGGTTCTATTGCGGCACGCTGGGGCTGCGGGTGATCGCCGAGACACACCGCGAATCGCGAGGGTCGTACAAGCTCGACCTGGCGATTCCCGGCGGCAGCCGGATCGAGCTCTTTTCATTCCCCGATCCGCCCGCACGCCCCAGCCGGCCCGAGGCGTGCGGGCTCCGGCATCTGGCGTTTTCGGTGCCCGATCTTGACGCCGCTGTCCGTGAACTGGTCGCCGGCGGCACCGCCGTGGAGCCGATCCGGGTTGATGAGATCACGCACCGGCGCTTTACGTTCTTCAAGGATCCCGACGGCCTCCCGCTGGAGCTCTACGAGGAAGCCCCGGCAGCACGCGGCTGA